In one Bryobacteraceae bacterium genomic region, the following are encoded:
- a CDS encoding enolase C-terminal domain-like protein: protein MISRRVFLMQAAASRSTKVKITSVKAVPFRLLPTSRFGVSNFKGDHDPARSRWFGPFSQLSGSILVEIKTDHGIAGYGLGGGGGAACYIIENHLKDLLLGANPLNTELLWDQMFASTSFYGRKGVVIMAMSGIDLALWDIAGKHAGLPAHRLMGGPVKEKALAYFTGKNLELGMKLGFKAFKWPMDIGPDDGDSAMDKIVEVLKVARETVGPDALLMIDCLCRWTVPFTLDAAERLADSGVGLHFIEEPILPDDIAGYEKLCRDVTGTKIACGEHEYSHYGFDLLLRQEAAHFLQPDLTWSGGLTTGRRVATLASARKVPVIPHRGGSVYGMQLIISSDNCPMAESFGTGEPGNEMMALFTSPFEKGYYRAPEGPGMGVEIPKEVLTKNGL, encoded by the coding sequence ATGATATCGCGCCGTGTGTTTCTCATGCAGGCGGCCGCCAGCCGGAGCACCAAGGTGAAGATCACATCGGTCAAAGCCGTCCCGTTCCGGCTGCTGCCAACCAGCCGCTTCGGAGTTAGTAACTTCAAGGGAGATCATGACCCCGCCCGTTCCCGCTGGTTTGGGCCTTTCTCGCAGTTGTCCGGCTCCATTCTCGTCGAGATCAAAACGGATCATGGCATCGCCGGCTACGGCCTCGGCGGGGGTGGCGGCGCAGCGTGCTACATCATAGAGAACCATCTCAAGGATCTCCTCCTCGGTGCAAACCCGCTCAACACGGAATTGCTCTGGGATCAGATGTTCGCCTCCACGTCCTTCTATGGGCGCAAGGGCGTCGTCATCATGGCCATGAGCGGCATCGACCTCGCCCTATGGGACATCGCCGGTAAACACGCCGGCCTCCCCGCGCACCGCCTCATGGGCGGCCCGGTGAAGGAAAAGGCGCTCGCCTACTTCACCGGCAAGAACCTCGAACTCGGCATGAAGCTCGGCTTCAAGGCCTTCAAGTGGCCCATGGACATCGGACCCGACGACGGCGACTCGGCCATGGATAAGATCGTCGAAGTCCTCAAGGTGGCCCGCGAAACCGTCGGCCCGGATGCGCTCCTCATGATCGATTGTCTCTGCCGTTGGACAGTGCCCTTCACCCTCGACGCCGCCGAACGCCTCGCCGACTCCGGCGTCGGCCTCCACTTCATTGAGGAACCCATCCTCCCCGACGACATCGCTGGCTACGAAAAGTTGTGCCGCGATGTTACCGGAACCAAGATCGCCTGCGGAGAGCACGAATACTCGCATTACGGGTTTGATCTCCTTCTCCGTCAGGAAGCCGCCCATTTCCTCCAGCCCGATCTCACCTGGTCCGGCGGACTCACCACCGGCCGCCGCGTCGCCACCCTCGCCTCGGCGCGCAAGGTCCCCGTCATCCCGCACCGCGGCGGCAGCGTCTACGGCATGCAGTTGATTATCTCCAGCGACAACTGCCCCATGGCCGAAAGCTTCGGCACCGGCGAGCCCGGCAACGAAATGATGGCCTTGTTTACGTCGCCGTTCGAAAAGGGGTATTATCGTGCACCAGAGGGGCCGGGAATGGGCGTCGAAATACCAAAGGAGGTCCTGACGAAAAATGGCCTGTAG
- a CDS encoding phosphoglycerate kinase produces MPKLSIKDLDLAGKRVFMRVDFNVPLTEDGQTITSDKRIRASLPSIEYALNQGAALVLASHLGRPKGKPNPTMSLKPAAVRLAELLKRPVAMAPDCIGAEVKAMLPKPGEVLLLENLRFHKEEEANDDAFSKELASLCDLYVNDAFGSAHRAHASTEGITKHVPQAAAGLLMDKELEYLTLATKNPPRPCVAILGGAKVSDKIEVIENLMKFADRIVIGGAMAYTFLRAKNEPTGKSLVEEDKIELAARLLAEAGGKLLLPTDHVVAAELKEGADSQTVETIPDGMMGLDIGPDTVARYAAEVAAAKTVIWNGPMGVFEKPPFDKGTVALGKAIAASGATSVVGGGDSEKAVKVAGVADKMSHISTGGGASLEFLSGLELPGVAALTEK; encoded by the coding sequence ATGCCCAAACTCTCGATCAAAGACCTCGACCTCGCCGGAAAGCGCGTCTTCATGCGCGTCGACTTCAACGTCCCGCTCACCGAAGACGGCCAAACCATCACTTCCGACAAGCGCATCCGGGCCTCGTTGCCATCGATCGAATACGCCCTCAACCAAGGCGCCGCCCTCGTCCTCGCCAGCCACCTCGGCCGTCCCAAGGGCAAGCCAAACCCCACCATGTCGCTCAAGCCCGCCGCCGTCCGCCTCGCTGAACTCCTCAAACGTCCGGTCGCCATGGCTCCGGATTGCATTGGCGCCGAAGTGAAAGCGATGCTCCCCAAGCCCGGCGAAGTCCTCCTCCTCGAGAATCTCCGCTTCCACAAGGAAGAGGAAGCCAACGACGACGCCTTTTCCAAGGAACTCGCCAGCCTCTGCGACCTCTACGTCAACGACGCCTTCGGCTCCGCCCACCGTGCCCACGCCTCCACCGAAGGCATCACCAAGCACGTCCCGCAAGCCGCCGCCGGCCTGCTCATGGATAAGGAACTCGAGTACCTCACCCTCGCCACCAAGAACCCGCCCCGCCCCTGTGTCGCCATCCTCGGGGGAGCCAAGGTTTCCGACAAGATCGAGGTCATCGAGAACCTCATGAAATTTGCCGACCGGATCGTGATCGGCGGCGCGATGGCCTATACGTTCCTGCGCGCGAAGAACGAGCCCACCGGCAAGTCCCTCGTTGAGGAGGACAAGATCGAACTCGCGGCGCGCCTTCTCGCCGAAGCCGGCGGGAAGCTCCTTCTGCCCACCGATCATGTGGTGGCGGCCGAACTCAAGGAGGGCGCGGATAGCCAGACGGTCGAGACCATCCCCGACGGCATGATGGGTCTCGACATCGGTCCGGATACGGTCGCCCGCTACGCGGCCGAGGTCGCCGCCGCCAAGACCGTCATCTGGAACGGGCCGATGGGCGTCTTCGAAAAGCCGCCGTTCGATAAGGGCACGGTCGCTCTGGGCAAGGCGATCGCGGCGTCCGGCGCCACCTCCGTTGTCGGTGGCGGGGACTCCGAGAAGGCGGTCAAAGTTGCCGGCGTCGCCGACAAGATGTCCCACATCTCCACCGGCGGCGGCGCTTCTCTCGAGTTCCTCTCCGGACTCGAATTGCCGGGCGTCGCCGCCCTTACCGAAAAGTAG
- a CDS encoding alkaline phosphatase D family protein: MKRRNLIKTIASVPVLPAVAAAASPDRPWLGPEYWANPLQDWRLRDGRFECFVSGGDRNVFWLTRELGPSGDFTMSVRLGRLDSARAQGWAGFRMGVKTWFGEWKDAAVRGFGLNAGLTADGELFIGKPANGPKIDASDANLELRLTGNRLTLTAAGQSVERDLPPAERSWLQGGLALVCSSGAIPETPQPLTEPEFATAPKPGTNRGGNLRFWFRDWKIAGARVVNHPERSWGPVLFNQYTLSRGVMKMTVQLAPIADNEWAPVELVVRGKTIATADVDRFAATATFRVPSWNDKADTPYEVRMGTHRLTGTIRRDPVNKAKLVVGSLTCQNDFGFPHAEVARSLEASKPDILFFTGDQVYERNGEYGIQRSPVDTARLDYLRKWYLFGWAWGHFTRDIPCVCLADDHDVYHGNIWGASGRKAEYADAEHKDQQSAQDSGGYSMDARWVNMVQRTQSSHLPDPNDPAPVDQGISVYFCELRWGGVSFAVIEDRKFKSAPKVLMPEAKIRNGWIQNPAFDSAKQGDVAGAQLLGDRQERFLANWARDWSNGVWMKVAVSQTILANLATMPNWTTDDSPTPKLPVEPMGGYAKDEKKVQDHDSNGWPQTPRNRAVRLLRSCLAVHLAGDQHLGSLIQYGADEFNDGSWALCAPAISNLWPRRWFPVEEGANRKPGSPRYTGEHLDGFGNKVTVHAVANPHQFGIKPAALHERACGFSVVELDRATRRIAMVNWPRWEDVSKPGAKAYPGWPVTIEQADNGLTGAKHALRLKKKARGVVEVTEAASGAHVWTWRVPAPMDRLPVWRPGRYRVKHEGGEETVDATA, from the coding sequence ATGAAGCGCCGGAATCTGATCAAAACAATCGCAAGCGTTCCTGTTCTACCCGCCGTCGCCGCTGCGGCCTCCCCGGACCGCCCTTGGCTCGGTCCCGAATACTGGGCAAACCCCCTTCAGGACTGGCGTCTCCGCGATGGCCGCTTCGAATGCTTCGTCTCCGGTGGTGACCGCAACGTGTTCTGGCTCACCCGCGAACTCGGCCCATCCGGGGACTTCACCATGTCCGTCCGCCTCGGCCGCCTCGATTCCGCCCGCGCCCAAGGTTGGGCCGGCTTCCGCATGGGCGTCAAAACCTGGTTCGGCGAATGGAAAGACGCTGCCGTCCGTGGCTTCGGTCTCAACGCCGGCCTCACCGCCGATGGCGAGCTCTTCATCGGCAAGCCCGCCAACGGCCCGAAGATCGACGCCTCGGATGCCAACCTTGAACTCCGCCTCACTGGAAACCGGCTCACCCTCACCGCGGCCGGCCAAAGCGTCGAACGCGACCTTCCACCAGCGGAGCGCTCCTGGTTGCAAGGCGGCCTCGCCCTCGTCTGTAGCTCCGGAGCGATTCCGGAAACGCCACAGCCGCTCACCGAACCCGAGTTCGCCACCGCCCCCAAGCCCGGCACCAATCGCGGCGGCAATCTCCGCTTCTGGTTTCGCGATTGGAAAATAGCAGGCGCTCGCGTCGTCAACCATCCCGAACGCTCCTGGGGACCCGTCCTCTTCAACCAGTACACGCTCAGCCGCGGTGTCATGAAGATGACCGTCCAGCTCGCACCGATTGCCGACAACGAGTGGGCGCCCGTCGAACTCGTGGTCCGCGGCAAGACCATCGCCACCGCCGACGTCGACCGCTTCGCCGCCACCGCCACCTTCCGCGTCCCCAGCTGGAACGACAAAGCCGACACGCCCTATGAGGTCCGCATGGGCACCCACCGCCTCACCGGAACAATCCGCCGCGATCCGGTCAACAAGGCGAAGCTCGTCGTCGGCTCACTCACCTGCCAGAACGACTTCGGCTTCCCGCACGCCGAGGTCGCACGGAGCCTGGAAGCCTCCAAGCCCGACATCCTCTTCTTCACCGGCGATCAGGTCTACGAACGCAACGGCGAATACGGTATCCAACGATCGCCTGTCGACACGGCCCGCCTCGACTATCTCCGCAAGTGGTACCTGTTCGGCTGGGCCTGGGGTCACTTCACACGCGATATCCCCTGCGTCTGCCTCGCCGACGATCACGATGTCTATCACGGCAACATCTGGGGCGCCTCCGGCCGCAAAGCCGAATACGCCGACGCCGAACACAAGGATCAGCAAAGCGCCCAGGATTCCGGCGGCTATTCGATGGACGCCCGCTGGGTCAACATGGTTCAGCGCACCCAATCGAGCCATCTCCCCGATCCCAACGATCCCGCCCCCGTCGACCAGGGCATCTCCGTCTACTTCTGCGAACTCCGATGGGGCGGCGTCAGCTTCGCTGTCATCGAAGACCGTAAGTTCAAGTCCGCGCCCAAGGTCCTCATGCCCGAAGCGAAGATCCGCAACGGCTGGATCCAGAACCCCGCGTTCGATTCCGCGAAACAGGGCGACGTCGCTGGCGCGCAGTTGCTCGGAGATCGCCAGGAAAGGTTCCTCGCCAACTGGGCGCGCGATTGGTCGAACGGCGTCTGGATGAAGGTGGCCGTCTCGCAGACCATTCTCGCCAACCTCGCCACCATGCCCAACTGGACGACCGACGATTCGCCGACGCCCAAACTCCCCGTCGAACCCATGGGCGGCTACGCCAAGGACGAAAAGAAGGTGCAGGATCACGATTCGAACGGCTGGCCGCAAACCCCCCGCAATCGCGCCGTGCGGCTCCTGCGAAGCTGCCTCGCCGTCCACCTCGCCGGGGATCAGCACCTCGGCAGCCTCATCCAGTACGGCGCCGACGAGTTCAACGATGGTTCCTGGGCCCTCTGCGCGCCCGCCATCTCCAACCTCTGGCCCCGCCGCTGGTTCCCGGTCGAGGAAGGCGCGAACCGCAAGCCCGGCTCCCCCCGCTACACCGGCGAGCACCTCGATGGCTTCGGAAACAAAGTTACCGTCCACGCCGTCGCCAACCCGCACCAGTTCGGCATCAAGCCAGCCGCGCTGCACGAACGCGCTTGCGGCTTCAGCGTCGTCGAACTCGATCGCGCCACTCGCCGCATCGCCATGGTCAACTGGCCGCGTTGGGAAGATGTCTCCAAGCCCGGCGCAAAGGCGTATCCCGGCTGGCCCGTCACCATCGAACAGGCTGACAACGGACTCACCGGAGCCAAACACGCGCTCCGCCTGAAGAAGAAGGCTCGCGGCGTGGTGGAAGTCACCGAAGCCGCCAGCGGCGCCCACGTCTGGACCTGGCGCGTCCCGGCGCCCATGGATCGCCTCCCCGTGTGGCGTCCCGGCCGCTATCGCGTCAAGCACGAGGGCGGCGAAGAGACTGTCGACGCCACTGCGTAA
- a CDS encoding PEP-CTERM sorting domain-containing protein, which yields MKHALVVCLLSAAWMAAPIRLQAGPVNVVVVVDESGSMAGEHAWLPGMISSLSTELTNLGHTPTFGLYGFGSSGAMLGRELLDNGTAAQFATAATSLVTSGGTEDGYAGIDFAFNNFSFTPGAAVNYILVTDEDRDNADPTLNYASTLTLLKGQAALLNAVVNNAFSCNPGAALGVDWAGNGYNADGTGGFSTCPNGTAGSGSGTTTADYVDLAFASTGAAWDLNQLRAGGLTADSFTEAFIDIKVQEIGRQITGQTPEPGSMIMAGMGLLAVGIARRRRPTNGR from the coding sequence ATGAAACACGCACTCGTTGTGTGTCTACTTTCCGCCGCATGGATGGCGGCGCCGATCCGGCTCCAGGCCGGGCCGGTCAACGTGGTTGTTGTGGTGGACGAATCGGGATCAATGGCGGGCGAGCACGCCTGGCTGCCTGGCATGATCAGCTCGCTTTCCACGGAACTTACTAACCTGGGCCATACACCGACGTTCGGGCTCTACGGGTTCGGCAGCAGCGGGGCGATGCTTGGGAGGGAACTGCTGGACAACGGGACGGCAGCGCAGTTCGCGACGGCGGCGACGAGCCTTGTAACGAGCGGCGGGACGGAAGACGGCTACGCGGGGATCGACTTCGCGTTCAACAACTTTTCGTTCACTCCGGGCGCGGCGGTGAACTATATCCTCGTTACCGATGAGGATCGCGATAATGCCGACCCGACGCTCAACTACGCGTCCACGCTGACGCTGCTGAAGGGACAAGCCGCGTTGCTGAACGCGGTAGTGAATAATGCGTTCTCGTGCAATCCCGGCGCTGCACTGGGTGTGGACTGGGCCGGGAACGGCTACAACGCGGACGGCACGGGCGGATTTTCGACATGTCCGAACGGGACGGCGGGCTCGGGGTCCGGAACGACGACGGCGGACTACGTGGATCTGGCGTTCGCATCGACCGGCGCTGCATGGGACCTGAATCAGTTGCGAGCCGGGGGCCTGACAGCGGATTCTTTCACGGAGGCGTTCATCGATATCAAGGTCCAGGAGATCGGGCGGCAGATCACGGGGCAGACTCCGGAGCCGGGTTCGATGATAATGGCGGGGATGGGTCTGCTGGCGGTGGGTATCGCACGGCGGCGCCGGCCCACGAATGGCCGGTAG
- a CDS encoding PEP-CTERM sorting domain-containing protein: MSHLDQHAAAAFGAGSETRQLRIHRAAAIVMLAAAWMGLPSRLEAGAVNVVVVVDESRSMVDEHAWLPGMMHTLSMELINLGYAPTFGLYGFGYGGAVLGRELLDNGTAEEFATASAGLVASGGAEDGYAGIDFAFRNFSFTPGAAVNVILVTDEDRDTADASLTFASTLALLQGRGALLNAVVNNVFTCDAGAALGIDSFGNGYNANGAGGYSTCSNGAAGEGFGRTTRAYVKLALETTGASWDLNQLRAGGPAADSFTEAFIDIKVREIGRQVTAQTPEPGSITLVALGLAAVCLARKRRQPAK; the protein is encoded by the coding sequence GTGTCTCATCTGGACCAGCATGCCGCAGCCGCCTTCGGCGCCGGTTCCGAGACGCGACAGCTTCGAATCCACCGCGCGGCAGCGATTGTGATGCTGGCGGCCGCATGGATGGGCTTGCCGTCGCGACTCGAGGCCGGCGCGGTCAACGTGGTGGTGGTGGTGGACGAGTCGCGATCGATGGTGGACGAGCACGCGTGGCTGCCCGGCATGATGCATACGCTTTCGATGGAGTTGATCAATCTGGGCTATGCGCCGACATTCGGGCTGTATGGATTTGGCTACGGCGGGGCGGTGCTTGGGCGCGAGTTGCTGGACAATGGCACGGCGGAAGAGTTCGCCACAGCGTCGGCGGGCCTGGTGGCGAGCGGCGGCGCCGAGGATGGTTACGCGGGAATCGATTTCGCATTCCGTAACTTTTCGTTCACGCCGGGGGCGGCGGTTAACGTGATTCTCGTGACCGACGAGGATCGGGACACCGCCGATGCCTCCCTCACCTTTGCCTCCACGCTTGCGCTGCTTCAGGGACGCGGGGCTCTCTTGAATGCGGTGGTGAACAATGTCTTTACCTGCGATGCCGGGGCGGCATTGGGCATCGATTCCTTCGGCAACGGGTACAATGCCAACGGGGCGGGTGGATATTCAACCTGTTCGAACGGGGCCGCGGGCGAGGGGTTCGGGAGAACGACGCGGGCGTATGTGAAACTCGCGCTGGAGACTACTGGCGCCAGCTGGGACCTGAATCAACTGCGGGCCGGTGGGCCGGCGGCGGATTCGTTCACGGAAGCGTTCATCGACATTAAGGTGCGGGAAATCGGGCGGCAGGTGACGGCGCAGACTCCAGAGCCCGGGTCAATCACGCTGGTGGCGCTGGGGCTAGCCGCGGTTTGCCTTGCACGGAAGCGGCGTCAGCCGGCCAAGTGA
- a CDS encoding GAF domain-containing protein, which yields MTAKLQAILTEFKADSGTVHLMEGDGQLHLAAAIGIPDPVLRIVQVIPIGKGMAGLAAERRAPVTACNIQTDNTGDVRPGARATGLEGAIALPMLRDGRVAGVLGVANHRERTFTAAEVDRLLELASHLAG from the coding sequence GTGACCGCGAAGTTACAAGCCATCCTCACCGAGTTCAAGGCCGACTCGGGTACGGTCCACCTCATGGAAGGCGATGGTCAGCTCCACCTTGCCGCGGCCATCGGCATTCCCGATCCTGTCCTCCGCATCGTCCAAGTCATCCCCATCGGAAAAGGAATGGCCGGCCTCGCCGCCGAACGCCGTGCGCCGGTCACCGCCTGCAACATCCAAACCGATAACACCGGCGACGTACGTCCAGGCGCCCGCGCCACCGGACTCGAAGGCGCCATCGCCCTTCCCATGCTCCGCGACGGCCGCGTGGCGGGCGTCCTCGGCGTGGCCAACCATCGCGAACGAACCTTCACCGCTGCCGAAGTGGATCGCCTCCTCGAACTCGCCAGTCACTTGGCCGGCTGA
- a CDS encoding DUF1501 domain-containing protein: MSDSHTRRLLTRREALCRAANGFGGLALLDLITREARAATRAPHHPPKAKAVIFLFMDGGPSQMDTFDPKPRLAKENGQPLPFRPPTTVFNISDKIYGSPFEFKQHGQSGAWVSDLFPHVAECVDDLAIIRSMVADHSEHTAANYFIHSGSGFQGRPSMGSWINYGLGTDSDNLPGFVVLESGLIPPGGMDCFAAGFLPATYQGTLFRKGEHPIADLTPPASAAAGQKDKLDFIARLNHGVLDRFGKVNEIEATIANYELAYRMQAAVPDLLDFSNETEATKKLYGLDEDITQEFGRECLIARRLIERGVRFVECLSPARKGIDRWDQHGNLKHGHRVNAQSTDKPIAGLLKDLKSRGLLDETLIVWGGEFGRTPNAQFPDGGYVDVIGRDHNPFGFTMWIAGGGVKGGTVHGATDEYGYFAVENKVHMHDLHATILHLLGMDHKRLTYYYGGRNMRLTDVHGSVVREILA, translated from the coding sequence ATGTCCGATAGTCACACCCGCCGCCTGCTCACGCGCAGGGAAGCTCTCTGCCGAGCCGCCAACGGCTTCGGCGGGCTCGCCCTCCTCGACCTGATCACGCGCGAGGCCCGCGCCGCCACCCGCGCCCCGCATCACCCGCCCAAGGCCAAGGCCGTCATCTTCCTCTTCATGGACGGCGGCCCCTCGCAGATGGATACCTTCGATCCCAAGCCCCGCCTCGCGAAGGAAAACGGCCAACCCCTCCCCTTCCGCCCGCCCACCACTGTCTTCAATATCAGCGACAAGATCTACGGCTCGCCCTTCGAGTTCAAACAGCACGGCCAGTCAGGCGCATGGGTCAGCGATCTGTTCCCGCACGTTGCCGAATGCGTCGACGACCTCGCCATCATCCGCTCCATGGTCGCCGACCATTCCGAACACACCGCCGCCAACTACTTCATTCACTCCGGCTCCGGCTTCCAGGGCCGCCCCAGCATGGGCTCCTGGATCAACTACGGCCTCGGAACCGACAGCGATAACCTCCCGGGCTTCGTCGTGCTCGAAAGCGGGCTCATCCCGCCCGGCGGCATGGATTGTTTCGCCGCGGGCTTCCTCCCCGCTACCTACCAGGGGACGCTGTTCCGTAAGGGCGAACACCCCATCGCCGACCTCACTCCACCCGCCAGCGCCGCCGCAGGTCAGAAAGACAAGCTCGATTTCATCGCCAGGCTCAACCACGGCGTCCTCGACCGTTTCGGAAAGGTCAACGAAATCGAAGCCACCATCGCCAACTACGAACTCGCCTACCGGATGCAGGCGGCCGTCCCGGACTTGCTCGATTTTTCCAACGAAACCGAAGCGACAAAAAAACTCTACGGCCTCGACGAAGACATCACCCAGGAATTTGGCCGCGAGTGCCTCATCGCTCGCCGTCTCATCGAACGCGGCGTCCGCTTCGTGGAATGCCTCTCACCCGCGCGCAAGGGAATCGACCGATGGGACCAGCACGGCAATCTCAAACACGGCCACCGCGTGAATGCCCAATCCACCGACAAGCCCATTGCCGGGCTGCTCAAGGACCTCAAGTCCCGCGGTCTCCTTGATGAAACCCTGATCGTTTGGGGCGGGGAATTCGGCCGCACCCCGAACGCTCAGTTCCCCGACGGCGGCTACGTCGACGTCATCGGCCGCGATCACAACCCGTTCGGCTTCACCATGTGGATAGCTGGGGGAGGCGTCAAGGGCGGCACAGTCCACGGCGCCACCGACGAATACGGCTACTTCGCCGTCGAAAACAAAGTCCACATGCACGACCTCCACGCCACCATTCTCCACTTACTCGGTATGGATCACAAACGCCTCACTTACTACTACGGCGGACGCAACATGCGCCTCACCGATGTCCACGGAAGCGTCGTCAGGGAGATCCTCGCGTGA